The following proteins are encoded in a genomic region of Brachypodium distachyon strain Bd21 chromosome 1, Brachypodium_distachyon_v3.0, whole genome shotgun sequence:
- the LOC106865723 gene encoding protein NEGATIVE REGULATOR OF RESISTANCE, whose product MAANNRKRGADEEAATAEASDAEVEQFYAILGRVRDARRLQHSEAVDRAPAAAPPPPAPAARAPPMTAPWRPSFSLEDFARPPAAARVAAGSGPVPQARGIDLNAEPEPEAPAAAPKRN is encoded by the coding sequence ATGGCCGCCAACAACCGCAAGCGCGGCGCCGACGAAgaagccgccaccgccgaggcGTCGGACGCCGAGGTGGAGCAGTTCTACGCCATCCTCGGCCGGGTGCGCGACGCACGCCGGCTCCAGCACTCCGAGGCCGTCGACCGCGCCCCAGCAGCtgccccaccaccaccagcccctgccgcgcgcgcgccgccgatGACGGCGCCGTGGCGCCCCAGCTTCTCCTTGGAGGACTTCGCGCggccgcccgctgccgcccgcgtcgccgccgggaGCGGTCCGGTACCGCAGGCGCGCGGCATCGACCTCAACgccgagccggagccggaggccCCCGCAGCAGCGCCCAAGCGTAACTAG
- the LOC112269900 gene encoding protein NEGATIVE REGULATOR OF RESISTANCE-like, which translates to MEAAPTATAKGTAKPKPEPEPKRKRGDVAEEPSAAAIAEVSDAEVEEFYAILRRASAARRLHASSNFSLEDFAPQPQPQPVAGNGTARRGLDLNAEPEPEPEPEAPAAAAPTRTN; encoded by the coding sequence ATGGAAGCGGCGCCCACAGCCACAGCCAAGGGCACCGCCAAGCCcaagcccgagcccgagcccaaGCGCAAGCGTGGCGACGTGGCAGAAGaaccctccgccgccgccatcgccgagGTGAGCGacgcggaggtggaggagttCTACGCCAtcctccgccgcgcctccGCTGCACGCCGCCTCCACGCCTCCTCCAACTTCTCCTTGGAGGACTtcgcgccgcagccgcagccgcagcccgTAGCCGGGAACGGCACGGCGCGCCGCGGCCTCGACCTCAACgccgagccggagccggagccagagCCGGAggcccctgcagcagcagcgccgacGCGTActaattag
- the LOC100844029 gene encoding uncharacterized protein LOC100844029, producing MPGALEVTDKRLKSTLRMQCNRSLNRNNDNRFPEDQLINRPVTVFPENRDSRFTERHSSDWKLAPFSSSIQEVNKASYSTTGPAATEVFKLLSPQPTVVYWLDQPDEKNMHYQDDSSRPLPNGGSTLGQHRHRKKVKNSLTTCPPCHVVANTSSSPVTAPLRSDSDVLHDDDKPPKRNSKKKVSKKGKQYRQGEKLDLLPEILCAEHIDAASPVEVLLPDLLAEKLSDTSSSTSLLVRDAHLGKDNGENNNEYVEGGNILTSSTLGGDAMGGSEFAGSANETVGERLSCNGAPYLNDGENTFGSSEFGTSTVTEHVCSYVGEERDATKDENKRSGSRHGASTGLYNVEKPCYLTGVHLNATCAGDSNDPFGSSSCCSKDVTDSTSHTERVQCSSEACSSKTFLPVSSGRSSKKSRKTSSCSNLTATTRVVGANRHRQSGKDNSVSVWQKVEKLDKENPSRAGRVVASAVQDTIALEDSKHSPNRSVDKQQCGKSWKQHSPDDVVETRLTKENDTLNSCQPFSRGIHKKQMPFQQTSVSPKKGCSQSPRNHYASKNGIPKTSKNHTQQIEGLPMLQPVCARDTSDRSISTSLADEFPPNGVVSNSLTEGNESSQSGVEEAVLASSNMDCHLVPQATSKEACSLVIQGNTHSSCNGNNVISAGLDSRNLCSDPCAAEMAETPCANLITENTSQESCKLYSAAGHMSHKWVPVGKKDMIHLNVMDPSVVEASVAANDISVSAHSEDSKEATEGMTAKSNSSGQLDWKCQGHTETGAAFSKIREAVGDAFRAQQRAEDIQLRIGRPLADFEQFIHSASPVLHCSSCPIGCNSYSQEIVRDGLCFDQTMDISLGSIWQWYEEPGCYGLEVKAQDLRRSKGFWNRHHQFTAYFVPYLSAVQLFGQPKRTINKEVADMDVKSRTSPCMNSLPILAKLLPQQSSQRSSNSPLHIKDDQQLGSVELIFEFFESEQPFWRRQLFDRVKELIDGAKQSNCQILGDPKNLELNLHDLHPASWYSVAWYPIYRIPDAKFQAAFLTYHSLGHWVHQRSSSDQAGHTHVVLPVMGLQSYNDKGESWFQMSKSGSDETESLSGQPSQILRERLSTLNQAAAAMARADVFKKDQMRKNRHPDYEFFLSRNR from the exons ATGCCGGGTGCGCTAGAAGTAACTGACAAAAGGTTAAAGAGCACGTTACGTATGCAGTGTAACAGATCACTCAATCGGAATAACGACAACCGCTTTCCAGAG GACCAGCTAATAAACAGACCGGTTACCGTCTTCCCAGAGAACAG GGACAGTAGATTTACAGAGCGGCACAGTTCAGATTGGAAATTGGCGCCGTTTTCATCCAGCATACAAGAGGTCAACAAGGCAAGCTATTCGACAACAGGACCTGCTGCTACAGAGGTCTTTAAGTTATTATCCCCACAGCCAACGGTAGTATATTGGTTAGATCAGCCGGATGAAAAGAACATGCATTATCAGGATGATTCTTCTAGACCACTTCCcaatggaggaagtactttaGGACAACATCGGCATAGGAAAAAAGTTAAGAACTCATTGACAACATGTCCTCCCTGTCATGTGGTTGCAAACACCTCTTCCAGCCCTGTCACTGCTCCTCTGAGATCTGATTCTGATGTTTTGCATGATGATGATAAACCTCCAAAAAGGAATTCTAAGAAGAAAGTGAGCAAAAAAGGGAAACAATACAGACAGGGTGAAAAGCTTGATTTGTTACCCGAAATCCTTTGTGCAGAGCATATTGATGCTGCTTCTCCTGTTGAGGTACTTCTGCCTGATTTACTTGCTGAGAAGTTGTCAGATACCTCATCCTCCACCAGCTTGCTGGTTAGAGATGCCCATCTGGGCAAAGATAATGGTGAGAACAACAATGAATATGTGGAAGGTGGAAATATTCTGACTTCGTCTACACTGGGTGGTGATGCGATGGGTGGGTCTGAATTTGCAGGTTCAGCTAATGAAACTGTAGGAGAAAGACTTAGCTGCAACGGTGCTCCTTACTTGAATGATGGAGAAAATACTTTTGGTTCTTCAGAATTTGGTACATCCACTGTCACTGAACATGTATGTTCTTACGTgggagaagaaagagatgCCACCAAAGATGAAAATAAACGTTCTGGTTCGCGACATGGGGCTTCCACGGGGCTGTATAATGTGGAGAAGCCATGCTATTTGACAGGGGTCCATTTAAATGCTACTTGTGCTGGAGATTCTAATGATCCCTTTGGTAGCAGCTCCTGTTGCTCAAAAGATGTTACTGATAGTACTAGTCATACTGAAAGAGTTCAGTGCAGCAGTGAAGCCTGTAGCAGCAAAACGTTTCTTCCAGTTAGTTCAGGGAGGAGTTCcaaaaaatcaagaaaaacatCTAGCTGTAGTAATTTGACTGCAACTACCAGAGTAGTAGGTGCTAATAGGCACAGGCAAAGTGGAAAAGACAATTCGGTTTCTGTGTGGCAAAAAGTAGAAAAACTTGACAAGGAGAACCCGTCTAGAGCAGGCCGTGTGGTTGCATCAGCAGTTCAGGATACAATTGCACTAGAAGACAGTAAACACAGTCCAAATAGATCAGTTGATAAACAGCAGTGTGGGAAATCATGGAAACAACATTCTCCAGATGATGTTGTTGAAACGCGGCTTACCAAAGAAAATGACACACTGAACTCATGCCAACCATTTTCCAGAGGCATACACAAGAAGCAAATGCCATTTCAGCAAACAAGTGTGTCTCCCAAAAAGGGTTGTTCTCAGTCGCCGAGGAACCACTATGCTTCTAAGAATGGTATCCCCAAGACATCGAAGAATCACACGCAACAGATAGAAGGATTGCCTATGTTGCAGCCAGTATGTGCCAGGGACACTAGTGATAGGTCAATCTCGACTTCTTTAGCTGATGAATTTCCTCCAAATGGAGTTGTCAGCAACAGTCTAACTGAGGGAAATGAGAGTTCACAATCTGGTGTTGAGGAAGCAGTACTAGCATCTTCTAACATGGATTGTCATTTGGTCCCACAAGCTACGTCCAAGGAAGCATGTTCGTTGGTCATTCAAGGCAACACTCATTCTTCATGCAATGGAAATAACGTCATATCCGCAGGTTTGGATTCCAGGAACTTGTGCTCTGATCCTTGTGCTGCAGAAATGGCAGAAACACCATGTGCGAACTTGATAACCGAGAATACTTCTCAAGAATCATGTAAGTTGTATTCTGCTGCTGGACACATGTCACATAAGTGGGTTCCTGTTGGAAAGAAAGATATGATCCATTTAAATGTTATGGATCCTTCTGTTGTTGAAGCATCAGTTGCAGCTAACGATATTTCTGTTTCTGCCCATAGTGAAGACAGCAAAGAAGCTACTGAGGGGATGACTGCTAAATCGAACTCGTCTGGACAGCTTGATTGGAAATGCCAAGGACATACTGAAACTGGTGCTGCTTTCAGCAAGATAAGAGAAGCAGTGGGTGATGCTTTTAGGGCCCAACAGAGAGCAGAAGATATCCAACTCCGCATTGGCAGGCCTCTTGCTGATTTTGAACAATTTATTCACTCTGCTTCTCCAGTTCTCCATTGCAGCTCTTGCCCTATTGGCTGCAACTCTTATTCGCAGGAAATTGTTAGAGATGGCTTGTGCTTTGATCAGACTATGGATATCTCTCTTGGTAGCATTTGGCAGTGGTATGAAGAACCTGGCTGCTATGGCTTGGAAGTAAAGGCACAGGATCTTCGTAGATCAAAAGGCTTCTGGAATAGACATCATCAGTTTACTGCCTACTTCGTTCCATATCTGTCAGCGGTTCAATTGTTTGGGCAGCCTAAGAGAACCATTAATAAGGAAGTAGCTGATATGGATGTGAAATCTAGAACATCTCCATGTATGAACTCTCTCCCGATATTAGCAAAGCTTCTGCCGCAACAATCTAGTCAAAGAAGTAGCAACTCGCCTTTGCATATTAAAGATGATCAACAGTTGGGAAGTGTAGAGCtcatatttgaattttttgaatcTGAACAACCATTTTGGCGACGACAATTATTTGACAG GGTGAAGGAGTTGATTGATGGTGCAAAACAGTCAAATTGCCAAATATTAGGAGACCCAAAGAATCTGGAGCTCAACCTGCATGATCTTCATCCTGCCTCTTG GTACTCTGTTGCATGGTATCCAATATATCGTATACCTGACGCGAAATTTCAGGCTGCTTTCTTGACTTATCATTCTCTTGGACACTGGGTTCACCAAAGAAGCTCATCAGACCAGGCTGGTCATACTCATGTTGTTTTGCCAGTCATGGGTCTGCAGTCTTATAATGACAAG GGGGAGTCGTGGTTTCAGATGAGCAAGTCCGGTTCAGACGAGACCGAGTCCTTGTCGGGTCAACCATCTCAGATTCTCAGAGAAAGACTTTCAACGCTGAACCAAGCTGCAGCGGCAATGGCCAGGGCCGACGTGTTCAAGAAGGACCAGATGCGCAAAAACAGGCACCCAGACTACGAGTTCTTCCTCTCCCGGAACCGGTAG
- the LOC100833773 gene encoding gibberellin-regulated protein 2 — protein MAPTQLVGRRRHLLLPLLSMALFAAAVNASAQAAASDPALMQVLNQKKNMRSARSLLQAPKLDCPATCLGRCSNNWKNEMCNDKCNVCCKHCNCVPPGTGQDTRHLCPCYDTMINPHNGKLKCP, from the exons ATGGCGCCCACACAGCTTgtcggtcgccgccgccatcttcttcttcctctgttgTCGATGGCCCTCTTCGCTGCTGCCGTGAACGCTTCTGCTCAAGCTGCTGCTTCTGATCCAGCACTG ATGCAGGTACTGAACCAGAAGAAGAACATGAGATCAGCCAGATCCCTGCTCCAGGCTCCAAAACTAG ACTGTCCAGCGACGTGCCTGGGGCGGTGCAGCAACAACTGGAAGAACGAGATGTGCAACGACAAGTGCAACGTGTGCTGCAAGCACTGCAACTGCGTCCCTCCCGGCACCGGTCAGGACACCCGCCACCTCTGCCCCTGCTACGACACCATGATCAACCCACACAACGGCAAGCTCAAATGCCCATAG
- the LOC100833467 gene encoding delta(24)-sterol reductase — protein MADLQEPLVRGKRKKVLVDYLVQFRWILVIFVVLPISSLIYFNIYLGDMWSAMKSEKKRQKEHDDNVQKVVKRLKQRNPKKDGLVCTARKPWIAVGMRNVDYKRARHFEVDLSAFRNILEIDAERMVAKVEPLVNMGQISRATCPLNLSLAVVAELDDLTVGGLINGYGIEGSSHLYGLFSDTVVALEIVLADGKVVRATKDNEYSDLFYGVPWSQGTIGFLVSAEIKLIPIKEYMRLTYTPVKGDLKEIAQGYADSFAPRDGDPSKVPDFVEGMVYNPTEGVMMTGVYASKEEAKKKGNKINSVGWWFKPWFYQHAQTALKKGEFVEYIPTRQYYHRHTRCLYWEGKLILPFGDQFWFRYLFGWLMPPKVSLLKATQGEAIRNYYHDNHVIQDMLVPLYKVGEALEFVHREMEVYPLWLCPHRLYKLPVKTMVYPEPGFELHQRQGDTSYAQMFTDVGVYYTPAFIFRGEEFNGVEAVKRLEQWLIENHSYQPQYAVSELNEKDFWRMFDASHYEHCRQKYGAVGTFMSVYYKSKKGRKTEKEVQEAEAAILEPAYADEA, from the exons ATGGCGGATCTGCAGGAGCCGCTGGTGCGAGGAAAGAGGAAGAAGGTTTTGGTGGACTACTTGGTGCAGTTCCGATGGATCCTCGTCATCTTCGTGGTCCTCCCAATTTCATCTCTGATATACTTCAACATCTATCTGGGCGACATGTGGTCTGCCATGAAATCAGAGAAAAAGCGCCAGAAGGAACATGATGACAACGTGCAGAAAGTTGTGAAGCGGCTCAAGCAGCGCAACCCAAAGAAGGATGGCCTTGTTTGCACGGCTAGGAAGCCCTGGATCGCTGTCGGCATGCGCAATGTGGACTACAAGCGCGCCAGGCACTTCGAGGTCGACCTCTCTGCCTTCAGGAACATCCTTGAGATCGATGCAGAGAGGATGGTTGCCAAGGTCGAGCCGCTCGTCAACATGGGCCAGATATCCAGAGCTACCTGCCCGTTGAATCTCTCCCTCGCGGTGGTTGCAGAGCTTGATGACCTGACAGTTGGTGGCCTGATCAATGGTTACGGGATTGAAGGAAGCTCTCACCTCTATGGCCTCTTCTCCGACACCGTCGTCGCGCTGGAGATTGTTCTTGCAGATGGGAAGGTTGTGAGAGCCACCAAGGACAACGAGTACTCTGACCTTTTCTATGGCGTCCCATGGTCCCAGGGAACCATTGGGTTTCTCGTTTCAGCTGAGATCAAGCTCATCCCCATCAAGGAATACATGAGGCTCACATATACTCCAGTGAAGGGGGATCTGAAGGAGATCGCGCAGGGTTACGCCGATTCTTTTGCACCGAGAGATGGTGATCCTTCAAAGGTCCCTGACTTCGTCGAAGGAATGGTGTACAATCCAACAGAGGGTGTCATGATGACCGGCGTGTATGCCTCCAAAGAGGAGGCAAAGAAGAAGGGTAACAAGATCAACAGTGTTGGGTGGTGGTTCAAGCCATGGTTCTACCAGCATGCGCAGACGGCGCTGAAGAAGGGCGAGTTCGTCGAGTACATCCCGACGAGGCAGTACTACCACCGCCACACCAGGTGCCTGTACTGGGAGGGGAAGCTCATCTTGCCCTTCGGTGATCAGTTCTGGTTCAGGTATCTCTTCGGCTGGCTCATGCCACCCAAGGTGTCCTTGCTCAAGGCCACCCAGGGTGAGGCCATCAGGAACTATTACCATGACAACCATGTCATCCAAGATATGCTGGTGCCCCTGTACAAAGTTGGAGAGGCTCTTGAGTTTGTTCACCGGGAAATGGAG GTGTACCCGCTGTGGCTGTGCCCTCACCGGCTGTACAAGCTCCCCGTGAAGACGATGGTGTACCCGGAGCCAGGGTTCGAGCTGCACCAGAGGCAGGGCGACACGAGCTACGCGCAGATGTTCACCGATGTGGGCGTGTACTACACTCCGGCCTTCATCTTCAGGGGGGAGGAGTTCAACGGCGTGGAGGCGGTAAAGAGGCTGGAGCAGTGGCTGATTGAGAACCACAGCTACCAGCCGCAGTACGCGGTGTCGGAGCTGAACGAGAAGGACTTCTGGAGGATGTTCGACGCCTCACACTACGAGCACTGTCGCCAGAAATATGGTGCTGTCGGGACCTTCATGAGCGTCTACTACAAGTccaagaaggggaggaagacCGAGAAGGAGGTGCAAGAGGCTGAGGCCGCCATCCTCGAGCCAGCCTACGCCGACGAGGCCTAG
- the LOC100834083 gene encoding uncharacterized protein LOC100834083: MAASAPTGCFKCGRPGHWSRDCPSAPPSSSSANPNPTNPTAGAGPSRFASFKPRQNPKPAAAAEGEGEEQAAQEGGKKKRKERATRPKLTPDLLLSDAGLGFVLRYFPKAFKPRARPGHEVEDLGHLIKLYADWQSRLIPYYSFEQFVRKVEKVGVSNRVRRCISELKDRVANGGDPTQLHEPPVEQVIPEGEPDGATQEDPILGTEEPLSTDNHVMESVQEDIDLPPVESNDMDAMQEDLLNEIYENTMHEPGTKPGEGYTGEPLARREAEKYQDGEESGGSKPSKKVELTEEQRARMEANRHKALERAAAARARLSQSQPTTETAT; encoded by the exons atggcggcgtcggcgccgacgggcTGCTTCAAGTGCGGCCGCCCGGGCCACTGGTCCCGCGACTGCCCCTCCGccccgccgtcctcctcctccgccaacCCCAACCCCACCAAtcccaccgccggcgccggcccctCCCGCTTCGCTTCGTTCAAGCCGAGGCAGAACCCtaagcccgcggcggcggcggagggagagggggaggagcaggcggcgcaggaaggcgggaagaagaagaggaaggagagggcgACGCGGCCCAAGCTCACGCCGGACCTGCTCCTCTCCGACGCCGGCCTCGGCTTCGTCCTCCGCTACTTCCCCAAGGCCTTCAAACCCCGCGCACGCCCCGGCCACGAG GTGGAGGACCTTGGCCATCTGATCAAGCTTTATGCCGACTGGCAATCTCGCTTGATCCCTTATTACTCCTTCGAGCAGTTCGTGCGCAAAGTTGAGAAAGTTGGGGTCAGCAACCGTGTCAGA AGATGCATTTCTGAACTGAAGGACAGAGTTGCCAATGGGGGGGATCCTACACAACTGCACGAACCACCAGTGGAACAAGTCATACCAGAGGGAGAACCTG ATGGAGCAACACAGGAAGACCCAATCCTAGGGACTGAAGAACCTCTGTCGACGGACAATCATGTAATGGAGTCGGTACAAGAAGATATAGATCTACCACCAGTGGAAAGTAACGACATGGATGCCATGCAAGAGGATTTGCTGAATGAGATCTACGAAAACACAATGCAT GAACCTGGAACCAAACCTGGTGAGGGATACACCGGAGAACCATTGGCCCGAAGAGAGGCAGAGAAGTATCAAGATGGAGAGGAGAGTGGTGGAAGCAAACCAAGCAAAAAGGTTGAGCTGACAGAGGAGCAGAGGGCGCGAATGGAGGCTAACCGGCACAAGGCCTTGGAGAGAGCGGCAGCAGCTCGGGCTCGCTTATCCCAGTCGCAGCCTACTACTGAAACTGCCACCTAG